A genomic region of Candidatus Caldatribacterium sp. contains the following coding sequences:
- the srlD gene encoding sorbitol-6-phosphate dehydrogenase, translating into MHPQPLQDKIAIVTGAASGIGKGIAVRFAQEGAHVACCDVNLEGAEKTAQEIQALGRESMAIKVDVTKSDEVAEMARRVYERWGRIDILVNSAGIIRAHFITDVPEEVWDAIINVNLKGTFLCIREVAKYMVQQKSGKIINISSKSGKRGGLWLAAYSASKFGVIGLTQSAAMDLAPYKINVNAICPGNVFATPMWDLLDKEYSKKLGVPPEQVRKIYVEKVPLGRECTIEDVANVAVFLASSYSDYMTGQAINVTGGQEVH; encoded by the coding sequence GTGCATCCGCAGCCGTTGCAGGACAAAATCGCCATTGTGACGGGAGCGGCCTCTGGTATCGGGAAGGGCATCGCAGTGCGCTTTGCCCAGGAAGGGGCTCACGTTGCCTGTTGCGACGTGAACCTCGAGGGCGCAGAAAAGACCGCCCAGGAAATCCAGGCTCTGGGTCGGGAGTCCATGGCCATTAAGGTGGACGTTACAAAAAGCGACGAAGTAGCTGAAATGGCCCGTCGGGTGTACGAGCGGTGGGGGAGAATCGATATCCTCGTGAATTCGGCGGGAATCATCCGTGCCCACTTCATCACCGATGTTCCCGAAGAGGTCTGGGATGCCATTATCAATGTGAACCTTAAAGGGACTTTCCTCTGCATCCGGGAAGTGGCCAAGTACATGGTCCAGCAGAAAAGCGGTAAAATCATCAACATCAGCTCGAAATCTGGAAAGCGCGGCGGGCTTTGGCTTGCTGCCTACTCGGCATCGAAATTTGGGGTCATTGGACTCACCCAGAGCGCGGCCATGGACCTTGCCCCGTACAAAATCAACGTGAACGCCATCTGTCCCGGGAACGTCTTTGCCACCCCCATGTGGGACCTCCTCGACAAGGAATACTCAAAGAAACTCGGTGTTCCTCCTGAGCAGGTACGGAAAATCTACGTTGAAAAGGTCCCCCTGGGGAGAGAATGCACCATTGAAGACGTGGCCAACGTTGCAGTCTTCTTGGCCTCATCGTATTCTGACTACATGACGGGGCAGGCCATAAACGTCACCGGTGGGCAGGAAGTGCACTGA
- a CDS encoding NAD(+)/NADH kinase produces the protein MATIGLVVNPVAGKDIRRLVAWGMVSGNREKVNILIRFLRGFLGVTEGSFRIVYMPDPYDLVEVALRETAFPGRLSFEEAPTPSFGDASDTLRFTEWAVEEAKVSVLVTLGGDGTNRIVAKKSGDVPLFALSCGTNNVFAETLEPTLAGMALGFFLEGRVAQGEVLRRCKVLRCFSETREDIALVDIVLVTKSILGTRAVWEPESVRFVAVTQSSPVNIGLSAVIGRILPISPEEKQGACAWIGEGGRPVLAPLAPGLVQRVGVTDFRILTVGESVRMPEGPGAIALDGEREILVRPGEKWWVRLEDQGPVRANMVRILELSQERSGWCGERGYYAEAWSHHGRRGHQ, from the coding sequence ATGGCAACCATTGGACTTGTGGTCAATCCGGTGGCTGGAAAGGATATCCGCCGCCTCGTGGCGTGGGGAATGGTTTCGGGGAACCGGGAAAAGGTCAACATCCTTATCCGGTTCCTCCGGGGTTTTCTTGGGGTAACAGAGGGGAGTTTCCGCATCGTCTACATGCCCGATCCGTACGATCTTGTGGAAGTCGCCCTGAGGGAGACCGCCTTTCCGGGTCGGCTCTCCTTCGAAGAAGCCCCCACGCCCTCTTTTGGGGATGCCTCAGACACACTCCGGTTCACCGAATGGGCGGTTGAGGAAGCAAAAGTATCTGTTCTTGTAACCCTTGGGGGTGATGGAACAAACCGCATCGTGGCAAAAAAGAGTGGAGATGTTCCCCTCTTTGCCCTCTCCTGTGGGACGAACAACGTCTTTGCCGAGACTCTGGAACCTACCCTTGCCGGGATGGCTTTGGGGTTTTTCCTCGAAGGTCGGGTCGCTCAAGGCGAGGTTCTCAGGCGGTGCAAGGTGCTCCGTTGCTTTTCGGAAACCCGCGAGGATATTGCCCTCGTGGACATTGTGCTTGTGACTAAGAGTATCCTTGGGACAAGAGCTGTCTGGGAGCCGGAATCGGTTCGCTTCGTCGCCGTAACTCAGAGTAGTCCGGTGAATATAGGTCTCAGTGCGGTGATAGGACGCATCCTTCCCATCTCCCCCGAGGAAAAACAGGGAGCGTGCGCCTGGATTGGAGAGGGAGGAAGACCTGTTCTTGCCCCCCTTGCTCCAGGACTCGTGCAGAGGGTGGGAGTCACCGATTTTCGAATTCTTACAGTAGGTGAGAGTGTGCGCATGCCCGAGGGGCCTGGAGCGATTGCCCTTGATGGGGAGCGAGAGATCCTTGTGCGTCCGGGAGAAAAATGGTGGGTTCGCCTGGAAGACCAGGGTCCAGTTCGGGCGAATATGGTTCGGATTCTTGAGCTCTCTCAAGAAAGGAGTGGATGGTGTGGCGAAAGAGGTTATTATGCCGAAGCTTGGTCTCACCATGGA